In Amyelois transitella isolate CPQ chromosome 5, ilAmyTran1.1, whole genome shotgun sequence, one DNA window encodes the following:
- the LOC106138043 gene encoding GTP-binding nuclear protein Ran has product MSEADMPTFKCVLVGDGGTGKTTFVKRHLTGEFEKRYVATLGVEVHPLVFHTNRGPIRFNVWDTAGQEKFGGLRDGYYIQGQCAIIMFDVTSRVTYKNVPNWHRDLVRVCEGIPIVLCGNKVDIKDRKVKAKTIVFHRKKNLQYYDISAKSNYNFEKPFLWLARKLIGDGNLEFVAMPALVPPEVTMDPQLVNQIEKDLKEAQDTALPEEDEDL; this is encoded by the exons atgtctgaAGCTGATATGCCTACGTTCAAATGTGTGCTGGTCGGCGACGGTGGTACTGGCAAAACCACATTCGTGAAAAGACACTTGACTGGAGAGTTCGAGAAAAGATACGTCGCCACTTTGGGAGTTGAAGTCCATCCTTTGGTTTTCCACACAAATCGTGGCCCAATTAGATTTAACGTATGGGACACAGCTGGACAGGAGAAATTTGGCGGTTTACGAGATGGCTATTATATCCAAGGTCAATGTGCCATCATCATGTTTGATGTAACCTCCAGAGTCACATACAAAAACGTACCAAACTGGCATAGAGATTTAGTGCGAGTTTGTGAAGGCATTCCAATTGTATTGTGCGGAAACAAAGTTGATATAAAAGACAGAAAAGTCAAGGCAAAAACGATTGTATTCCACAGGAAAAAGAACCTTCAG TATTATGACATCTCTGCCAAGTCAAACTACAACTTCGAAAAACCGTTCTTATGGCTGGCACGGAAGCTGATTGGTGATGGTAACCTAGAGTTTGTTGCTATGCCTGCATTGGTGCCTCCAGAAGTTACGATGGACCCACAACTGGTCAACCAGATCGAAAAGGACCTCAAGGAAGCCCAAGACACTGCGTTGCCGGAGGAAGATGAAGACTTGTAA